Sequence from the Flavobacterium sp. J372 genome:
GGTGTAAAATGTTTCCCACCATCCTACCGATAGTTTTTTGCCTCCGGTTGCATTTGTAAAAAGGCATATGGTTTCCTTTTCAGGTTGTGGCGCTATTGCGTCAAGTGCTTTTTTGCCTTCAGCTTTTTCTTCTTCAGAAAGTTTTATGTCAAGCAGCGGCACATTCATATTTACAATATTACAGCCTTCAATCGAAAGAAATTTCCTGAGGTTATAAACCGGATATTTTGCCATATGTTCAGTTGCTGACTCATCAAAATCGTCACCAAAAAATTTAATTTTTGATGTTGCCACTAATGTTGACAGCCTTCCTGAAGATGAATTTTTTATAACGTTGATAACAAGGTCATATTTTTTTGACTTGAGCTGAAACCACTTAAAAATATATGCAGGCAGCTGCCTGAATGGCTTTTTTGGAAGTCGGATTATGCGGTCAATGTTTGTATAGTTTTTAAAAATAATAGGCGCCAGGTTTCCCCGCACAAAAAGATCGATTTTACAATTGGGGCAAATGGCAGTAACTTCCTGTACCAGCGGTGTTATAAGCAACAGGTTACCAAGGCGGTCATTTGGTCGGCTTATAAGTATGCGCTTAATTTCCAGATTTTGATTTTTTGAATATTTAGCCGCAGACGACTTGCCAATATTACGCGTAAGGCCACGCATAATCTTGCTGCGAATCTTATTAACCTTAACTTTAAAGCTCATGATTACCCTTACTGCTACAAATATTAAACTTGTAAATGTAAAGGGAGGTACCCTTATAAAAATGTTAAATCAGAAATATAACAATTTATTGTTATTTGCGGCATCAGCGGGCTTTGCGCATGGAAACCTGGCGTTTTGTAACAAGCACAACATCTTCTTTAGTAATGGCATAAATTATATCATGCTCCTGTGGCTCCAACACATATGTTCCTGTGAATTCGCCAAATGCGGGGAGTATCATTTGTGCCGGTGAGCGAAAGAAACACGGCAGTTGTACAAACTGCCTGCCCATGCCCGACAGCAGCACCGCAGGGTGTATGTGGCCTGACAATGTAAACAGGCCTTCGCGCTCTTCAGGATGGTGTGTAAGCAAGAAACCGTCAAGCACCCACTCGCTCACAACCTGTACTTCAAGGTCGTGGTATTTTTTAGGATTGATGATATCATGATTGCCGGCAACAAGTATAATAGGCAGGCGCGTGGCATTTACCCAGTCTGTAAACAACTGCCATTCATTGTTAAGCGTGCT
This genomic interval carries:
- a CDS encoding glycosyltransferase family 9 protein; translated protein: MSFKVKVNKIRSKIMRGLTRNIGKSSAAKYSKNQNLEIKRILISRPNDRLGNLLLITPLVQEVTAICPNCKIDLFVRGNLAPIIFKNYTNIDRIIRLPKKPFRQLPAYIFKWFQLKSKKYDLVINVIKNSSSGRLSTLVATSKIKFFGDDFDESATEHMAKYPVYNLRKFLSIEGCNIVNMNVPLLDIKLSEEEKAEGKKALDAIAPQPEKETICLFTNATGGKKLSVGWWETFYTKLQENFPGYNIVEALPIENTSQIDFKAPSYYTRDIRELGAFISNCRLFIGADSGVMHLASAAQTTTVGLFKAANAEMYTPYGNGSDYVNVCDNSVEDVVTAVKSILTIS
- the pdeM gene encoding ligase-associated DNA damage response endonuclease PdeM → MTLEIDINGRAFVLHCSGALYWVEKRMLLISDVHLGKISHFRKHGSALPDGAIYKNFLKLDNAVEYFNPEVICFLGDLFHSTLNNEWQLFTDWVNATRLPIILVAGNHDIINPKKYHDLEVQVVSEWVLDGFLLTHHPEEREGLFTLSGHIHPAVLLSGMGRQFVQLPCFFRSPAQMILPAFGEFTGTYVLEPQEHDIIYAITKEDVVLVTKRQVSMRKAR